From a single Stomoxys calcitrans chromosome 4, idStoCalc2.1, whole genome shotgun sequence genomic region:
- the LOC106086791 gene encoding uncharacterized protein LOC106086791, translated as MFCCLNRVRPTAIVVLLCLVQNIVTLQIPEDVEILEGYEFDESPEYYGTDANYYEARSMLTGVNKAIRNRRSTLEYDQAKGLVTKNSLNKKLQESLIHNVESDRIELHNTPSSSQQKQMQQEGELKLEARMQQDEPQALPKAEKQIMDPDYDYYSQRHISPSWKESVNMSPPSEDDDTITDASTGYTARSRQARVNFITQPRKDNEASAKDLPEPVVKVTPPLPKAQYDQKFNALAPSYNYEMYPSRSYDPYLRRYDRYDEQYPRYDPYNYEDHFLYRRHHDPHDSYSPRMPQYPEPYYNYPDRRYDIPEPRDYLPVYNNEIYEKSAYAPITYSDHYPLHSKYPADYHTKYPLDYPAKYPLDYPTKYPLDYPSKYPLDYTRSNKRIVYYAHLPEIVRTPYDYANSYKRDRYDGINPPTKALTNAYKLDKSGIAASTTVTNTANGESFDYVKRDKKDRVTPKPTNTGRL; from the exons ATGTTTTGCTGCCTCAATCGTGTAAGGCCAACAGCCATTGTAGTGCTGCTGTGCTTAGTGCAAAACATTGTTACACTACAGATACCCGAAGACGTGGAAATTCTTGAAGGTTATGAATTTGATGAATCTCCAGAATACTATGGCACCGATGCCAACTATTATGAGGCACGAAGTATGCTTACCGGTGTCAACAAAGCCATACGCAACAGACGCTCCACACTGGAGTATGATCAAGCCAAGGGCTTGGTAACAAAGAATAGCCTTAACAAAAAACTCCAAGAAAGTCTGATACACAATGTCGAAAGTGATCGCATCGAGTTGCACAATACGCCATCGTCATCGCAGCAGAAGCAAATGCAACAGGAGGGTGAATTGAAACTTGAAGCAAGAATGCAGCAGGATGAGCCTCAAGCTCTACCAAAAGCCGAAAAGCAAATTATGGATCCCGATTACGATTATTATTCGCAAAGGCACATTTCGCCTTCCTGGAAGGAATCGGTGAATATGTCACCTCCTTCAGAGGATGATGATACAATAACCGATGCCAGCACCGGTTACACAGCCAGGTCCAGACAGGCGAGAGTAAATTTTATAACCCAACCACGCAAGGATAACGAGGCATCCGCAAAGGATTTGCCTGAGCCAGTAGTCAAAGTAACACCCCCGCTTCCCAAGGCTCAATATGATCAGAAATTTAATGCTCTGGCACCTTCCTACAATTATGAGATGTATCCTTCGCGTTCATATGATCCCTACTTGAGACGTTATGACCG ATATGACGAACAATATCCCCGTTATGACCCCTATAACTATGAAGATCACTTTCTGTACCGTCGCCATCATGACCCCCATGACAGCTACAGCCCACGCATGCCCCAGTATCCGGAGCCCTACTACAATTATCCGGATCGGCGTTATGATATTCCTGAGCCTCGCGATTACTTGCCCGTCTACAATAATGAAATCTATGAAAAGTCCGCCTATGCACCCATTACATACTCCGATCATTATCCATTGCACTCAAAATATCCTGCAGATTATCATACTAAGTATCCCTTAGACTATCCTGCAAAATATCCCTTAGACTATCCCACAAAATATCCTTTGGATTATCCAAGCAAATACCCCTTAGACTACACGCGATCCAATAAACGTATTGTGTACTATGCTCATTTACCGGAAATTGTTAGAACACCCTATGACTATGCCAACTCATATAAAAGGGATCGTTATGATGGCATTAACCCACCCACTAAAGCGTTAACCAATGCCTATAAACTGGATAAATCAGGAATTGCTGCATCAACGACAGTGACAAATACGGCCAACGGAGAATCGTTCGATTATGTCAAGCGTGACAAAAAGGACCGAGTAACGCCAAAGCCAACTAACACTGGGCGGCTATAG